A genomic region of Melanotaenia boesemani isolate fMelBoe1 chromosome 21, fMelBoe1.pri, whole genome shotgun sequence contains the following coding sequences:
- the LOC121632586 gene encoding signal transducer and activator of transcription 5B-like isoform X1 produces MAMWIQAQQLQGEALHQMQALYGQHFPIEVRHYLAQWIESQSWDSVELENPSDEAKAKRLLDSLVAELQKKAQLQGGEDGFLLKIKLGHYASQLKSTYDRCPFELVRCIKHILQSEQRLVQEATNTSSGGGGQAMDTLSQRHQQINQAFEELRVSTQETENELRKLQHSQEYFIIQYQENLRIQAQLSSLSSLPAAERTQRETTLQSKRTTVEALLTREANTLQKYRLDLSEQHQKTLALLRKQQTLILDEELIQWKRRQQLAGNGGPHEGGLDVLQSWCEKLADLIWQNRQQIRRCEHLTQQLALPGPMEELLNKLNADITDIISALVTSTFIIEKQPPQVLKTQTKFAATVRLLVGGKLNVHMNPPQVKAVIVSEQQAKALLKNESTHSESSGEILNNNCVMEYHQATSTLSAHFRNMSLKRIKRSDRRGAEFVTEEKFTILFESQFSVGGNELVFHVKTLSLPVVVIVHGSQDNNATATVLWDNAFAEPGRVPFTVPDKVLWPQLCDALDMKHKAEMHSGRGLTEDNLVFLAQKAFTSSSNNPEDYHNMTMSWAQFNRESLPGRSFTFWQWFDGVVELMKKHLKPHWNDGAILGFVNKQQAQDLLLSKPNGTFLLRFSDSEIGGITIAWVAENPNKQGERLVWNLLPYTTKDFSIRSLADRISDLNHLLFLYPDRPKDEVFAKYYTPPLSKAVDGYVKPEIKQVVPEFTTPNPEPSGGAPTFMDQTPSPSVSHSNNFTVYPSIGDSMLDPDGDFDLGDSMDVARHVEELLRRPMANQWNSQQS; encoded by the exons ATGGCGATGTGGATTCAGGCCCAGCAGCTTCAGGGCGAGGCGTTGCATCAGATGCAGGCGCTGTACGGCCAGCACTTCCCCATAGAGGTGCGACACTACCTGGCACAGTGGATAGAAAGCCAGTCCTG GGATTCAGTGGAGTTGGAAAACCCATCAGATGAAGCCAAAGCCAAACGTCTGCTGGACAGCCTGGTGGCTGAGCTGCAGAAGAAAGCACAGCTTCAGGGAGGGGAGGATGGTTTTCTGCTCAAGATCAAGCTGGGCCACTACGCCAGCCAGCTCAAG AGCACATATGACCGCTGTCCATTTGAATTGGTGCGCTGCATCAAACACATCCTGCAGTCGGAACAGAGGCTCGTTCAGGAAGCTACAAAT accagcagtgggggtggggggcaggCCATGGACACCCTCTCACAGCGCCATCAGCAGATCAACCAGGCCTTCGAGGAACTCCGTGTGTCCACACAGGAAACTGAGAATGAGCTGAGGAAGCTACAGCACAGCCAGGAGTACTTCATCATCCAGTACCAGGAGAATCTGCGCATCCAGG CCCAGCTGAGCAGTCTGTCCTCGCTGCCGGCGGCGGAGCGCACCCAGCGGGAGACCACTCTGCAGAGCAAAAGAACCACGGTGGAGGCCTTGCTGACCAGAGAGGCCAACACGCTGCAGAAATACAGGCTT gacCTGTCTGAGCAGCACCAGAAGACCCTGGCCCTGCTGAGGAAGCAGCAGACTCTCATCCTGGATGAGGAGCTCATTCAGTGGAAGAGGAGGCAGCAGCTGGCTGGAAACGGAGGTCCACATGAGGGGGGGCTGGATGTCCTGCAGTCCTG GTGTGAGAAGCTGGCCGACCTGATCTGGCAGAACCGGCAGCAGATTCGACGCTGTGAACATCTGACCCAGCAGCTTGCTCTGCCCGGTCCAATGGAGGAGCTGCTGAACAAGCTTAATGCTGACATCACAGACATCATCTCCGCCCTGGTGACCAG CACCTTCATCATCGAGAAGCAGCCTCCCCAGGTGTTAAAAACCCAGACCAAGTTTGCAGCCACAGTCCGGCTTCTGGTGGGCGGAAAGCTTAACGTGCACATGAACCCGCCGCAGGTCAAGGCCGTCATCGTTAGCGAGCAGCAGGCCAAAGCTCTGCTGAAGAACGAAAGCACACACAG TGAAAGCAGTGGGGAGATCCTCAACAACAACTGTGTGATGGAGTACCATCAGGCCACCAGTACCCTCAGTGCACACTTCAGAAACATG TCACTGAAGAGAATCAAGCGCTCGGACCGCCGAGGAGCAGAGTTCGTGACGGAGGAGAAGTTCACCATCCTGTTTGAGTCTCAGTTCAGTGTTGGGGGCAACGAGCTGGTTTTCCATGTTAAG ACCCTGTCCCTGCCTGTGGTGGTGATCGTCCACGGCAGTCAGGACAATAACGCCACCGCTACTGTCCTCTGGGACAACGCTTTTGCTGAGCCG GGCAGAGTCCCATTCACCGTCCCAGACAAAGTTCTGTGGCCTCAGCTCTGTGACGCCCTGGATATGAAGCACAAGGCAGAGATGCACAGTGGGCGGGGCCTGACGGAGGACAACCTGGTCTTCCTGGCTCAGAAGGCTTTtaccagcagcagcaacaacccTGAGGACTACCACAACATGACCATGTCCTGGGCCCAGTTCAACCGG GAGAGCTTGCCTGGACGCAGCTTCACCTTTTGGCAGTGGTTTGATGGAGTCGTGGAGCTCATGAAGAAACACCTAAAGCCTCACTGGAATGATGG ggccATTCTTGGTTTTGTGAACAAGCAGCAGGCTCAGGACCTCCTCCTTTCCAAACCCAACGGGACCTTCCTTCTGAGATTCAGTGACTCTGAGATTGGTGGCATCACCATCGCCTGGGTGGCTGAAAATCCCAACAAACAAG GTGAGAGGCTGGTCTGGAACCTGTTGCCGTACACAACGAAGGACTTCTCTATCCGCTCTCTGGCTGACCGCATCAGTGACCTGAATCACCTCCTGTTCCTGTATCCCGACCGGCCTAAAGACGAGGTCTTCGCCAAGTACTACACCCCCCCACTCT CCAAAGCAGTGGATGGATATGTGAAGCCAGAGATCAAACAAGTTGTTCCAGA
- the LOC121632586 gene encoding signal transducer and activator of transcription 5B-like isoform X2 has translation MAMWIQAQQLQGEALHQMQALYGQHFPIEVRHYLAQWIESQSWDSVELENPSDEAKAKRLLDSLVAELQKKAQLQGGEDGFLLKIKLGHYASQLKSTYDRCPFELVRCIKHILQSEQRLVQEATNTSSGGGGQAMDTLSQRHQQINQAFEELRVSTQETENELRKLQHSQEYFIIQYQENLRIQAQLSSLSSLPAAERTQRETTLQSKRTTVEALLTREANTLQKYRLDLSEQHQKTLALLRKQQTLILDEELIQWKRRQQLAGNGGPHEGGLDVLQSWCEKLADLIWQNRQQIRRCEHLTQQLALPGPMEELLNKLNADITDIISALVTSTFIIEKQPPQVLKTQTKFAATVRLLVGGKLNVHMNPPQVKAVIVSEQQAKALLKNESTHSESSGEILNNNCVMEYHQATSTLSAHFRNMSLKRIKRSDRRGAEFVTEEKFTILFESQFSVGGNELVFHVKTLSLPVVVIVHGSQDNNATATVLWDNAFAEPGRVPFTVPDKVLWPQLCDALDMKHKAEMHSGRGLTEDNLVFLAQKAFTSSSNNPEDYHNMTMSWAQFNRESLPGRSFTFWQWFDGVVELMKKHLKPHWNDGAILGFVNKQQAQDLLLSKPNGTFLLRFSDSEIGGITIAWVAENPNKQGERLVWNLLPYTTKDFSIRSLADRISDLNHLLFLYPDRPKDEVFAKYYTPPLSKAVDGYVKPEIKQVVPEFTTPNPEPSGGAPTFMDQTPSPSVSHSNNFTVYPSMLCSHRD, from the exons ATGGCGATGTGGATTCAGGCCCAGCAGCTTCAGGGCGAGGCGTTGCATCAGATGCAGGCGCTGTACGGCCAGCACTTCCCCATAGAGGTGCGACACTACCTGGCACAGTGGATAGAAAGCCAGTCCTG GGATTCAGTGGAGTTGGAAAACCCATCAGATGAAGCCAAAGCCAAACGTCTGCTGGACAGCCTGGTGGCTGAGCTGCAGAAGAAAGCACAGCTTCAGGGAGGGGAGGATGGTTTTCTGCTCAAGATCAAGCTGGGCCACTACGCCAGCCAGCTCAAG AGCACATATGACCGCTGTCCATTTGAATTGGTGCGCTGCATCAAACACATCCTGCAGTCGGAACAGAGGCTCGTTCAGGAAGCTACAAAT accagcagtgggggtggggggcaggCCATGGACACCCTCTCACAGCGCCATCAGCAGATCAACCAGGCCTTCGAGGAACTCCGTGTGTCCACACAGGAAACTGAGAATGAGCTGAGGAAGCTACAGCACAGCCAGGAGTACTTCATCATCCAGTACCAGGAGAATCTGCGCATCCAGG CCCAGCTGAGCAGTCTGTCCTCGCTGCCGGCGGCGGAGCGCACCCAGCGGGAGACCACTCTGCAGAGCAAAAGAACCACGGTGGAGGCCTTGCTGACCAGAGAGGCCAACACGCTGCAGAAATACAGGCTT gacCTGTCTGAGCAGCACCAGAAGACCCTGGCCCTGCTGAGGAAGCAGCAGACTCTCATCCTGGATGAGGAGCTCATTCAGTGGAAGAGGAGGCAGCAGCTGGCTGGAAACGGAGGTCCACATGAGGGGGGGCTGGATGTCCTGCAGTCCTG GTGTGAGAAGCTGGCCGACCTGATCTGGCAGAACCGGCAGCAGATTCGACGCTGTGAACATCTGACCCAGCAGCTTGCTCTGCCCGGTCCAATGGAGGAGCTGCTGAACAAGCTTAATGCTGACATCACAGACATCATCTCCGCCCTGGTGACCAG CACCTTCATCATCGAGAAGCAGCCTCCCCAGGTGTTAAAAACCCAGACCAAGTTTGCAGCCACAGTCCGGCTTCTGGTGGGCGGAAAGCTTAACGTGCACATGAACCCGCCGCAGGTCAAGGCCGTCATCGTTAGCGAGCAGCAGGCCAAAGCTCTGCTGAAGAACGAAAGCACACACAG TGAAAGCAGTGGGGAGATCCTCAACAACAACTGTGTGATGGAGTACCATCAGGCCACCAGTACCCTCAGTGCACACTTCAGAAACATG TCACTGAAGAGAATCAAGCGCTCGGACCGCCGAGGAGCAGAGTTCGTGACGGAGGAGAAGTTCACCATCCTGTTTGAGTCTCAGTTCAGTGTTGGGGGCAACGAGCTGGTTTTCCATGTTAAG ACCCTGTCCCTGCCTGTGGTGGTGATCGTCCACGGCAGTCAGGACAATAACGCCACCGCTACTGTCCTCTGGGACAACGCTTTTGCTGAGCCG GGCAGAGTCCCATTCACCGTCCCAGACAAAGTTCTGTGGCCTCAGCTCTGTGACGCCCTGGATATGAAGCACAAGGCAGAGATGCACAGTGGGCGGGGCCTGACGGAGGACAACCTGGTCTTCCTGGCTCAGAAGGCTTTtaccagcagcagcaacaacccTGAGGACTACCACAACATGACCATGTCCTGGGCCCAGTTCAACCGG GAGAGCTTGCCTGGACGCAGCTTCACCTTTTGGCAGTGGTTTGATGGAGTCGTGGAGCTCATGAAGAAACACCTAAAGCCTCACTGGAATGATGG ggccATTCTTGGTTTTGTGAACAAGCAGCAGGCTCAGGACCTCCTCCTTTCCAAACCCAACGGGACCTTCCTTCTGAGATTCAGTGACTCTGAGATTGGTGGCATCACCATCGCCTGGGTGGCTGAAAATCCCAACAAACAAG GTGAGAGGCTGGTCTGGAACCTGTTGCCGTACACAACGAAGGACTTCTCTATCCGCTCTCTGGCTGACCGCATCAGTGACCTGAATCACCTCCTGTTCCTGTATCCCGACCGGCCTAAAGACGAGGTCTTCGCCAAGTACTACACCCCCCCACTCT CCAAAGCAGTGGATGGATATGTGAAGCCAGAGATCAAACAAGTTGTTCCAGA